In the genome of Hymenobacter cellulosivorans, one region contains:
- a CDS encoding DEAD/DEAH box helicase: MPSSPETTSAAEPGRHHYRLAGTSVAALTSADVERHGTHLPPVDYRAMAAIQPHTLTLNFGTFTGAPTLGAQPFPPVTVEQQTQGVLLTCTCPAPAGALCEHEALVLLSIVQRKELRVFFDAGQRHTLLQAAARDYGLEHATDLDAYFELTYNRTQVQVLPRQAGLFPVTATTTQELVSQLLPEERGPLAAAGSRRIVVFGRHKYYGHLTVQLAEAVLTSAGKVKNPVTVLNPLDRLGTSGNLAELKFYSGLARFQHNYDEKRSVATLQALRAIVDNPEELPVFAHNPSVSDKLTGPALTPLTLRWVPTDLHLHVSEQQEFYEVTGRLLLHDQPVDLSTAPIRFDYFVAFNQALYLLEDLAVWRVIDFFQRRNNTLLIHQSKFREFQQQVLANLEDKLRVSYSFVRPAPPELRVSNGFDQAPEKLLYLSDHGAGGVEVLPVMRYGTREVPVLSKRQLLAHDELGRPFALNRDTAAEAGFTTALLRQYPAWQEQLHQGSFDAPRALFLDEEWVLTAFEDWQRAGITILGFNQLKGNTLNPYRARISVRVTGETNWFDTKLNVRFGQQKASLRQVQQAIRNRSHYVRLDDGTRGLLPREWVEKFAEYFAAGEVEEDRIRTPSINFRLIRELYDPAALDEAARTRLATYEAAVADFTGIAAVEPPVGLLATLREYQRQGLNWLNFLDTFSFGGCLADDMGLGKTLQVLAFLLHQRQHGPRRPASLVVVSTSLVFNWQAEVEKFAPELRVHVLRGSLRRAEAAQFDAHDIVLTTYNTLVSDIRELRAYAFNYVFLDEAQAIKNPESQRYKAARLLQARNRVVLTGTPLENNTLDIYGLLSFACPGLLGSLKHFKDLYAGPIDKFKDERRARELQQRISPFVLRRTKGQVARELPDKTEMVLYCEMGTEQRRVYDACKKEYHDLLLGIHEDAPQKESIHILQGLTKLRQICNSPALLPDEADYGRASSKLDVLLEEVRSKAPQHKILIFSQFVTMLDLIRAELQAHNIPFTYLTGQTKNRATTVARFQMDDSVRVFLISLKAGGTGLNLTEADYVYLVDPWWNPAVENQAIDRSHRLGQDKKVVAVRLICPDTIEEKIMKLQDAKRELAHELIHTDATLIKNLSRDELRELFR; this comes from the coding sequence ATGCCCAGCTCCCCGGAAACAACGTCTGCTGCCGAGCCGGGCCGGCACCACTACCGCCTGGCAGGCACGAGCGTAGCGGCCCTGACCAGCGCCGACGTCGAGCGGCACGGGACGCATCTGCCGCCGGTTGACTACCGCGCTATGGCGGCCATTCAGCCCCACACCCTGACGCTGAACTTCGGCACGTTTACCGGCGCGCCAACCCTGGGTGCCCAGCCATTTCCGCCCGTGACTGTAGAGCAGCAAACCCAGGGCGTGCTGCTAACGTGTACCTGCCCGGCCCCGGCGGGCGCCCTGTGCGAGCATGAGGCCCTGGTGCTGCTCAGTATTGTGCAGCGCAAGGAGCTGCGCGTATTTTTCGACGCTGGGCAGCGCCATACGCTGCTCCAGGCCGCCGCCCGCGACTATGGCCTGGAACACGCCACCGACCTCGACGCCTACTTCGAGCTGACTTACAACCGGACTCAGGTACAGGTCTTGCCCCGGCAGGCGGGCCTGTTTCCGGTGACGGCCACCACCACGCAGGAGCTGGTGAGCCAATTGCTGCCGGAGGAGCGCGGGCCACTGGCCGCTGCGGGTAGTCGGCGCATCGTGGTATTTGGGCGGCACAAGTACTACGGCCACCTCACCGTGCAGCTAGCCGAGGCCGTGCTAACGAGTGCCGGCAAGGTTAAGAACCCGGTAACGGTACTCAACCCGCTCGACCGGCTGGGAACCAGTGGTAATCTGGCGGAGCTCAAGTTCTACTCCGGCCTGGCCCGCTTTCAGCACAACTACGACGAGAAACGCTCGGTGGCCACGCTGCAGGCCTTGCGGGCCATTGTCGACAACCCGGAAGAGCTGCCCGTTTTTGCCCACAACCCCAGTGTGTCGGACAAGCTCACCGGCCCGGCCCTGACCCCGCTCACGCTGCGCTGGGTGCCCACCGATTTGCATTTGCACGTGAGTGAGCAACAGGAGTTTTACGAAGTGACGGGCCGCCTGCTGCTCCACGACCAGCCCGTGGACCTGAGCACCGCGCCCATCCGGTTCGACTATTTCGTGGCCTTCAACCAGGCGCTCTACCTGCTCGAAGACCTGGCCGTATGGCGGGTAATCGACTTTTTCCAGCGCCGCAACAACACCCTGCTGATTCACCAAAGCAAGTTCCGGGAATTTCAGCAGCAGGTACTGGCCAACCTGGAAGACAAGTTGCGGGTCAGCTACTCCTTCGTGCGGCCCGCCCCACCCGAGCTGCGCGTGAGCAACGGCTTCGACCAGGCCCCAGAAAAGCTGCTTTACCTCTCCGACCACGGGGCCGGGGGCGTGGAAGTGCTGCCCGTGATGCGCTACGGGACCCGGGAAGTACCGGTGCTCTCGAAGCGGCAGCTGCTGGCCCACGACGAACTGGGCCGCCCCTTCGCCCTGAACCGCGACACGGCCGCCGAGGCGGGCTTTACCACCGCCTTACTGCGCCAGTACCCAGCCTGGCAGGAGCAGCTGCACCAGGGCTCCTTCGACGCGCCCCGGGCGTTGTTTCTGGACGAGGAATGGGTGCTGACGGCCTTTGAAGACTGGCAGCGGGCGGGTATCACGATTCTGGGCTTCAACCAACTCAAAGGCAATACCCTGAACCCGTACCGGGCCCGGATTTCGGTGCGCGTAACGGGCGAAACCAACTGGTTCGACACCAAGCTCAACGTGCGCTTCGGCCAGCAGAAAGCCTCGTTGCGGCAGGTGCAGCAGGCCATCCGCAACCGTAGCCACTACGTGCGCCTCGACGACGGCACCCGCGGCCTGCTGCCCCGCGAATGGGTCGAGAAGTTCGCCGAGTATTTTGCCGCCGGCGAGGTAGAAGAAGACCGAATCCGCACGCCCAGCATCAACTTTCGCCTGATTCGGGAGCTCTACGACCCGGCCGCCCTGGATGAGGCTGCCCGAACCCGCCTGGCCACCTACGAAGCCGCCGTGGCCGACTTCACTGGTATTGCCGCGGTGGAGCCGCCGGTGGGTTTGCTGGCAACCCTGCGTGAGTATCAGCGCCAGGGGCTCAATTGGCTCAACTTCCTGGATACGTTCAGCTTTGGGGGCTGCCTGGCCGATGATATGGGCCTGGGCAAAACCCTGCAGGTGCTGGCCTTTCTGCTGCACCAGCGCCAGCACGGCCCCCGGCGCCCGGCCAGCCTGGTAGTGGTGTCGACTTCGTTGGTATTCAACTGGCAGGCCGAGGTGGAAAAGTTTGCCCCCGAGCTGCGAGTCCACGTGCTGCGCGGCAGCTTGCGCCGGGCCGAGGCCGCCCAGTTCGACGCCCACGACATCGTACTGACGACTTACAACACGCTGGTTTCCGACATCCGGGAGCTGCGCGCGTATGCGTTCAACTACGTGTTTCTGGACGAGGCCCAGGCCATCAAAAATCCCGAGTCGCAGCGCTACAAGGCGGCCCGGCTGCTGCAGGCCCGCAACCGGGTAGTGCTGACCGGTACGCCGCTGGAAAACAACACGCTGGACATCTACGGGCTCTTGTCCTTTGCCTGCCCGGGTTTGCTGGGCTCCCTCAAGCACTTCAAGGACTTGTATGCCGGGCCCATCGACAAGTTCAAGGATGAGCGGCGGGCCCGGGAACTGCAGCAGCGCATCAGCCCCTTCGTGTTGCGCCGCACCAAAGGTCAGGTGGCCCGGGAGCTACCCGACAAAACGGAAATGGTGCTGTACTGCGAAATGGGCACCGAGCAGCGCCGGGTGTACGACGCCTGCAAAAAGGAGTACCACGACCTGCTGCTGGGCATTCACGAGGACGCGCCCCAGAAGGAAAGCATCCACATTCTGCAGGGCCTGACCAAGCTGCGCCAGATCTGCAACTCCCCCGCCCTGCTGCCCGACGAGGCCGACTACGGCCGGGCCTCCAGCAAGCTGGACGTGCTGCTGGAGGAAGTGCGCAGCAAGGCCCCGCAGCACAAAATTCTGATTTTCTCGCAGTTCGTGACCATGCTCGACTTGATTCGCGCCGAGCTGCAGGCCCACAACATTCCCTTTACCTACCTCACCGGCCAAACCAAAAACCGCGCGACCACCGTGGCCCGCTTCCAGATGGACGACTCAGTGCGGGTGTTCCTGATTAGCCTGAAAGCCGGCGGCACGGGTCTTAACCTGACCGAGGCCGACTACGTGTACTTGGTGGACCCGTGGTGGAATCCGGCCGTGGAAAACCAGGCCATTGACCGCAGCCACCGCCTCGGGCAGGACAAGAAAGTGGTGGCCGTGCGCCTGATTTGCCCCGACACCATCGAGGAGAAAATCATGAAGCTGCAGGACGCCAAGCGCGAGCTGGCCCACGAGCTGATTCACACCGACGCCACGCTCATCAAAAACCTAAGCCGGGACGAGCTGCGGGAGCTGTTTCGGTAA
- a CDS encoding phytoene desaturase family protein, protein MAYDAVVVGSGPNGLAAAIVLQQAGLAVLLLEGKRELGGGLRTAELTLPGFKHDICSAIHPLAVASPYLQTLPLAQYGLEYITPPVAAAHPFDNGTAATVVNSLDATARSLGLDERAYHQLLKPLVAQWPGIAPDVLASLQLPRHPLDMAQFGFSALQPATLLTKRFQTMEARGLFAGMAAHAIQPLENLTTSAIGLVLLIAAHRQGWPLPKGGSQSIADALVAHFRALGGHVQPNTMVTSLRELPEARAVLFDVTPAQLLRIAGHSLSAIYQWQLRRYRYGMGVFKVDWALDAPIPFTAPECANTATVHLGNTLEEIAASEKATSRGQHPERPFVLLAQQSLFDATRAPAGQHTAWAYCHVPHGSRQDMTQAIEQQVERFAPGFRERIIGRHTFDTAQLEAYNPNYVGGDINGGRLDISQLFTRPALRASPYRTSRRGLYLCSSATPPGGGVHGMCGYHAASQALRDIFRLQPPPLHRG, encoded by the coding sequence ATGGCATACGATGCGGTGGTAGTGGGGTCGGGGCCCAATGGATTGGCGGCGGCCATTGTGCTGCAGCAGGCTGGCCTGGCGGTGCTGCTGCTGGAAGGCAAAAGGGAGTTGGGCGGCGGACTGCGCACGGCCGAGCTGACGCTGCCCGGCTTTAAGCACGACATCTGCTCGGCCATTCACCCGCTGGCGGTGGCCTCGCCGTATCTGCAAACCCTGCCGCTGGCCCAATACGGCCTCGAATATATTACCCCGCCCGTGGCCGCAGCCCACCCTTTCGACAACGGCACGGCTGCTACAGTGGTCAATTCCCTGGACGCTACGGCCCGTAGCTTGGGCCTTGATGAGCGCGCCTACCATCAGCTGCTCAAGCCGCTAGTGGCGCAGTGGCCCGGCATTGCCCCCGACGTGCTGGCGTCTTTACAGCTGCCCCGCCACCCCCTGGACATGGCCCAGTTTGGCTTCTCAGCCCTGCAGCCGGCCACGCTGCTGACCAAGCGTTTTCAGACCATGGAAGCCCGGGGCCTGTTTGCTGGTATGGCTGCCCACGCCATTCAGCCCCTGGAAAACCTGACGACCTCCGCCATCGGCTTGGTGCTGCTCATTGCCGCGCACCGCCAGGGCTGGCCGCTGCCCAAAGGCGGCTCCCAAAGCATTGCCGACGCGCTGGTGGCCCACTTCCGGGCCCTGGGCGGGCACGTGCAACCCAACACGATGGTCACGTCCCTGCGTGAGTTGCCCGAGGCCCGGGCCGTACTTTTCGACGTGACGCCCGCCCAGCTCCTGCGTATTGCCGGCCACAGCTTGTCGGCCATTTACCAGTGGCAATTGCGGCGCTACCGCTACGGCATGGGTGTTTTCAAGGTCGATTGGGCCCTCGACGCCCCGATTCCCTTCACTGCACCGGAGTGCGCCAACACGGCCACGGTGCATTTGGGCAACACGCTGGAAGAAATTGCGGCTAGCGAAAAAGCCACCAGCCGGGGCCAGCACCCGGAGCGGCCCTTTGTGCTGCTGGCCCAGCAAAGCCTGTTCGACGCTACCCGCGCCCCGGCCGGGCAGCATACGGCCTGGGCCTATTGCCACGTGCCCCACGGCTCCCGCCAGGACATGACCCAGGCCATCGAGCAGCAGGTCGAGCGGTTTGCGCCCGGCTTCCGGGAGCGGATTATCGGCCGCCACACCTTCGACACGGCCCAACTGGAAGCCTACAACCCTAATTATGTGGGCGGCGACATCAACGGCGGCCGGCTCGATATCAGCCAGCTCTTTACCCGGCCCGCGTTGCGCGCCTCGCCCTACCGTACCTCCCGCCGCGGGCTGTATTTGTGCTCGTCGGCCACCCCGCCAGGTGGGGGCGTACACGGCATGTGCGGTTACCACGCCGCCAGCCAGGCCCTGCGCGACATTTTCCGGCTTCAGCCCCCGCCCTTGCACCGCGGCTAA
- a CDS encoding sensor histidine kinase: MVAPPEVTFAQLLFSGIAFMLLAAGSLVVFLITYQKRLLHQQLRLRLAEAEHQQQLLTAIIEAQEGERERIGRDLHDGIGSTISTAKLLLNRLESLPAHAEDAQGLLKLIREIMSGAVQDVRSISHSLYPAVLARFGLAEALQHLVDVANETGKLPILLEVDYARPLALAQELALYRICQELVHNALKHAHGATRLVVSLLQQGPLLTLTVEDNGCGFEAANAAGSAPPTRGAGLRSIDVRVQMLQGHLRQHSVLGQGTRMVVELDTTMA; this comes from the coding sequence ATGGTTGCACCCCCGGAAGTAACCTTTGCCCAGCTGCTCTTCAGCGGCATTGCCTTTATGCTACTGGCCGCGGGCAGCCTGGTGGTGTTTCTGATAACCTACCAGAAGCGCCTGCTGCACCAGCAGCTACGCCTGCGCCTGGCCGAAGCCGAACACCAGCAGCAGTTGCTGACGGCCATCATTGAGGCCCAGGAAGGAGAGCGGGAGCGAATCGGGCGGGACCTGCACGACGGTATCGGCTCCACCATCTCGACGGCCAAGCTGCTGCTCAACCGGCTGGAAAGCCTGCCCGCCCACGCCGAAGATGCCCAGGGGTTGCTCAAGCTCATCCGCGAAATCATGAGTGGAGCCGTGCAGGATGTGCGCAGCATTTCTCACAGTCTGTACCCGGCCGTGCTGGCCCGATTTGGTCTGGCCGAGGCCCTGCAGCACCTGGTGGACGTAGCCAACGAAACAGGCAAACTGCCCATTCTACTGGAGGTTGATTACGCTCGGCCATTGGCTCTGGCCCAGGAGCTGGCCTTGTACCGGATCTGCCAGGAGCTGGTGCATAATGCCCTAAAGCACGCCCATGGAGCTACCCGCCTCGTGGTAAGCCTGCTGCAGCAAGGACCACTGCTCACGCTGACCGTGGAAGATAACGGCTGCGGGTTTGAAGCCGCCAACGCCGCCGGTAGTGCGCCCCCAACCCGCGGGGCCGGCTTGCGCAGCATCGACGTGCGCGTGCAGATGCTGCAGGGGCACCTGCGTCAGCATTCAGTTCTCGGCCAGGGCACCCGTATGGTCGTCGAGCTCGACACTACGATGGCGTAG
- a CDS encoding DUF3037 domain-containing protein, with protein sequence MPEKHLFEYAVLRVVPRVEREEFLNVGVILYCRAQGFLQTRCHLPEARLQAFASAELDFDELRQRLQAFEKICRGKPEGGTIGRLGLAERFRWLTATRSTIVQTSPTHPGLCEDAAATLEQLYQQLVG encoded by the coding sequence ATGCCCGAAAAGCACTTATTTGAGTACGCCGTGCTGCGCGTGGTGCCCCGCGTGGAGCGCGAAGAGTTTCTGAACGTCGGCGTGATTCTCTACTGCCGGGCCCAGGGCTTTCTGCAAACCCGCTGCCACCTGCCCGAAGCCCGCCTGCAAGCCTTTGCCAGCGCCGAGCTGGACTTCGACGAGCTGCGCCAGCGCCTGCAGGCCTTCGAGAAAATCTGCCGGGGCAAGCCCGAGGGCGGCACCATCGGGCGGCTGGGACTGGCCGAGCGGTTCCGTTGGCTCACGGCCACCCGCAGCACCATCGTCCAGACCTCGCCCACTCACCCCGGCCTCTGCGAAGATGCCGCCGCTACCCTGGAGCAGCTCTATCAGCAGCTGGTGGGGTAG
- a CDS encoding HipA family kinase, with protein MSETISPLRTVAVTRYVTPLREGGSLPALVEADDEFMYVVKFRGAGQGIKALIAELIVGELARFLGLRVPELVFCELDVAFGRSEPDEEIQDLLQASTGQNLGLHYLSGAITYDALVTTIEPRLASQIVWLDALTLNVDRTARNTNMLIWHKELWLIDHGAALYVHHAGPGWAAPRPRPFPQIKDHVLLPQAAELRDVDAEYRAKITAEVLTDILALVPDAWLEEAAAGDATAAEQRTSYVGFLANRLAASETFVQEAQDARKALI; from the coding sequence ATGTCCGAAACTATTTCTCCGCTCCGAACCGTTGCCGTGACGCGCTACGTCACGCCCCTGCGCGAAGGAGGTTCCCTGCCGGCCTTGGTCGAAGCCGACGACGAGTTTATGTACGTCGTCAAGTTTCGGGGTGCGGGGCAGGGCATCAAGGCCCTCATTGCCGAGCTGATTGTAGGTGAGCTAGCCCGGTTTCTGGGCCTGCGCGTGCCCGAGCTGGTGTTCTGTGAGCTCGACGTAGCCTTTGGCCGCTCCGAGCCCGACGAGGAAATCCAGGATTTGCTGCAAGCCAGCACCGGCCAGAACTTGGGCCTGCACTACCTGTCGGGTGCCATTACCTACGATGCCCTGGTGACGACCATCGAGCCGCGCCTGGCCTCCCAAATCGTGTGGCTCGACGCCCTGACGCTAAACGTGGACCGCACGGCCCGCAACACCAATATGCTGATCTGGCACAAGGAGCTCTGGCTGATTGACCACGGTGCGGCCCTGTACGTGCACCACGCCGGCCCCGGCTGGGCCGCGCCCCGGCCCCGGCCCTTCCCCCAAATCAAGGACCACGTGCTGCTGCCCCAGGCCGCGGAGCTGCGGGATGTAGATGCTGAGTACCGCGCCAAGATTACCGCCGAGGTATTGACCGACATCCTGGCCCTGGTGCCCGATGCCTGGCTCGAAGAGGCCGCTGCCGGCGACGCTACGGCCGCCGAGCAGCGCACTAGCTACGTCGGGTTCCTGGCCAATCGACTGGCCGCATCAGAAACCTTTGTTCAGGAAGCCCAAGATGCCCGAAAAGCACTTATTTGA
- a CDS encoding response regulator transcription factor, with translation MTTIPTPVHIALLDDHALFRQGMRYILQSWPYVETVVEAATFAELLVQCRLRQPDVLLLDLQMPEVDGAEAARQLLAEFPDLKIIVLSMFSADKFITQMMKLGVRSYLPKDADQEQLREAIEAVLLTGHHFTPSISRALVRAVQQPIRQVPTMLPNLVQLTPRELEVLHRICQGRKAAEIADELFLSRRTVEGHRQKLLEKTGAPNSAGLVVYAAQHGLLPS, from the coding sequence ATGACCACTATCCCCACGCCCGTACACATTGCCCTGCTCGACGACCACGCCCTGTTTCGCCAGGGGATGCGCTATATCCTGCAGTCCTGGCCCTACGTGGAAACCGTGGTGGAAGCGGCTACTTTCGCCGAGCTGCTGGTTCAGTGCCGCCTGCGCCAGCCCGATGTGCTGTTGCTCGATCTGCAAATGCCCGAAGTAGATGGGGCGGAAGCCGCCCGGCAGCTGCTGGCCGAGTTTCCCGACCTGAAAATTATTGTGCTGTCGATGTTTTCAGCCGATAAGTTTATCACCCAAATGATGAAGCTAGGCGTGCGTAGCTACCTGCCCAAGGACGCCGACCAGGAGCAGCTGCGCGAGGCCATCGAAGCCGTACTGCTAACCGGCCACCACTTTACGCCCAGCATTTCGCGGGCCCTGGTACGGGCCGTGCAGCAGCCCATCCGGCAGGTACCCACTATGCTGCCTAACTTGGTGCAGCTGACGCCGCGGGAGCTAGAAGTACTACACCGCATCTGCCAGGGACGCAAAGCCGCCGAAATTGCCGATGAGCTCTTTCTGAGCCGGCGTACGGTGGAGGGGCACCGCCAGAAGCTGCTGGAAAAAACCGGCGCCCCTAACTCAGCCGGCCTAGTCGTGTACGCTGCCCAGCACGGCCTGCTGCCCAGCTAG
- a CDS encoding TIGR04222 domain-containing membrane protein → MHPDSTHANHSELWSRLEAFDLDGTAPLSFTHRLARDNGWNPAFARRVVHEYKKFVFLAVTCGHPVTPSDEVDQAWHQHLVYTRSYWEELCGQVLGFPLHHGPTKGGAAEGHKFRDWYAQTLQAYYTAFGTMPPADIWPPAAVRFGEAPYFRRVNLRRHWLLPRLQWPGPGFSRKSAGLLALLALVLMGCTAQLPLNPLNWYGQKFLAFYWLLCLTLLPLTLWWRHRGRGSEDSAAAEPSPTTYELVRLAEHGQRLPDSALAALAHAGKIELLPHQRARRSINASPPTDAYELVVWNRVLPEGSTLDSVRRWVMQPTLEAVQALDAGLEAKGWLLPEAERRRLNQPVTLTLVVLGLLGLAKVVVGLTRERPVGFLVATLLGLVVVAFYSYHQRAWATGRGTRVLREAAAVVRQERYSEPVSTQYVALTVGMFGVQGLNILGLNHVAVLLVPPGRHDAGYGGDSGSSGGGDSGCGSSGCGGCGGCGGD, encoded by the coding sequence ATGCACCCCGACTCGACCCACGCGAATCACTCGGAATTATGGTCCAGGCTGGAAGCCTTCGACCTCGATGGAACAGCTCCGCTGTCCTTCACCCACCGCCTGGCTCGCGACAATGGCTGGAACCCGGCCTTTGCCCGGCGCGTGGTGCACGAATACAAGAAGTTCGTGTTTCTGGCCGTCACCTGCGGTCACCCCGTCACGCCCTCCGACGAAGTAGACCAGGCCTGGCATCAGCACTTGGTGTACACCCGCTCGTATTGGGAGGAGCTCTGCGGGCAGGTGTTGGGCTTTCCGTTGCACCACGGCCCTACCAAGGGCGGGGCAGCCGAGGGCCACAAGTTTCGCGACTGGTACGCCCAGACGTTGCAAGCCTACTACACCGCCTTTGGCACTATGCCGCCGGCCGACATCTGGCCCCCGGCGGCTGTACGCTTTGGCGAGGCACCCTACTTCCGGCGGGTCAATCTGCGGCGGCACTGGCTGCTGCCCCGGCTGCAGTGGCCGGGGCCGGGTTTCAGCCGTAAGTCGGCGGGGCTGCTGGCCTTGCTGGCCCTGGTGCTGATGGGCTGCACGGCACAGCTGCCGCTAAATCCGCTGAACTGGTACGGGCAGAAATTCCTGGCTTTTTACTGGCTGCTCTGCCTGACGCTGTTGCCCCTTACTTTATGGTGGCGGCACCGGGGACGAGGTTCCGAGGATTCTGCGGCGGCCGAACCGTCGCCTACTACCTACGAACTGGTGCGCCTGGCCGAGCACGGCCAGCGGCTGCCCGACAGCGCCCTGGCCGCCTTGGCGCACGCGGGTAAGATTGAGCTGCTGCCCCACCAGAGAGCCCGACGCTCTATTAATGCCTCGCCCCCCACGGATGCTTACGAACTGGTCGTCTGGAACCGGGTGCTACCCGAGGGCTCGACGCTGGACTCGGTACGGCGCTGGGTTATGCAGCCTACCCTCGAGGCAGTACAGGCCCTGGATGCTGGCCTCGAAGCCAAGGGCTGGCTACTGCCCGAGGCCGAGCGGCGCCGCCTCAATCAGCCGGTAACGCTTACCCTGGTAGTGCTGGGCTTGCTGGGGCTGGCCAAGGTAGTAGTTGGCCTGACGCGGGAGCGGCCCGTGGGGTTTCTGGTAGCCACGCTGCTGGGGCTGGTTGTAGTGGCTTTCTATTCCTACCACCAACGAGCCTGGGCTACCGGCCGTGGAACCCGGGTGCTGCGCGAGGCCGCGGCGGTAGTGCGCCAGGAGCGGTACTCGGAGCCAGTGTCGACCCAGTACGTGGCTCTGACAGTAGGCATGTTTGGAGTGCAGGGGCTCAATATTTTGGGTCTGAACCACGTAGCCGTCCTGCTGGTGCCGCCCGGTCGTCATGACGCCGGATACGGCGGTGATTCCGGCAGCAGTGGGGGCGGCGACTCCGGCTGCGGCAGCAGTGGCTGTGGCGGGTGCGGGGGCTGCGGCGGTGATTAG
- a CDS encoding aldo/keto reductase — translation MEYRQLGASGLRIPVLSFGTATFGGGNEFFKAWGSTQVDEARHLIDICLEAGVNLFDTANGYSDGAAETILGKTLEGRRHEVLISTKATFPTGPGANDYGSSRHHLIQACDDSLRRLGTDYIDIYHMHGFDAHTPVDETLRTLDTLIQSGKVRYIACSNFSGWHLMKSLSVAERHGWARYVGHQAYYSLAAREFEWELMPLGLDQGVGTIVWSPLSAGLLSGKFRRGQPVPESSRLAQGGGQGPQVPDELLFRIVDALDEVAAETGKTVAQVALNWLLQRPTVVNIVVGARNEEQLRQNLAAVGWNLTPEQVARLDAASATEPIYPYWHQRRFPMLGHTGV, via the coding sequence ATGGAATACCGCCAACTAGGGGCCTCGGGCCTGCGCATTCCCGTGCTGAGTTTTGGCACCGCCACCTTCGGGGGTGGCAACGAGTTTTTCAAGGCCTGGGGCAGTACCCAGGTCGACGAAGCCCGCCACCTGATTGACATCTGCCTCGAAGCCGGCGTCAACCTCTTCGACACGGCCAACGGCTACTCCGACGGGGCCGCCGAAACCATTCTGGGCAAAACCCTGGAAGGCCGCCGCCACGAGGTGCTGATTTCTACTAAAGCCACCTTCCCGACCGGCCCCGGCGCCAACGACTACGGCTCCTCCCGCCACCACCTCATCCAGGCCTGCGACGACAGCCTGCGCCGCCTCGGCACCGACTACATCGACATCTACCACATGCACGGCTTCGACGCCCACACGCCCGTGGATGAAACCCTGCGCACTCTCGACACGCTTATTCAGAGCGGCAAAGTGCGCTACATTGCCTGCTCCAACTTCTCGGGCTGGCATTTGATGAAGTCGTTGTCGGTGGCGGAGCGCCATGGCTGGGCCCGCTACGTGGGGCACCAGGCGTATTATTCGCTGGCGGCCCGCGAGTTTGAGTGGGAGCTAATGCCCCTGGGCCTCGACCAGGGCGTAGGTACCATCGTCTGGAGTCCGTTGTCAGCCGGTTTGCTCAGCGGCAAGTTTCGCCGCGGCCAGCCCGTGCCCGAAAGCAGCCGCCTGGCTCAGGGCGGTGGCCAGGGCCCACAGGTGCCCGACGAGCTACTGTTCCGCATCGTGGATGCCCTGGACGAAGTGGCGGCCGAAACCGGCAAAACCGTGGCCCAGGTAGCGCTAAACTGGCTCTTGCAGCGCCCCACCGTGGTCAATATCGTAGTTGGCGCCCGCAACGAGGAGCAACTGCGCCAGAACCTGGCCGCCGTGGGCTGGAACCTCACGCCCGAGCAGGTAGCCCGCCTCGACGCAGCCAGCGCCACCGAGCCGATTTATCCCTACTGGCACCAGCGCCGCTTTCCCATGCTGGGCCACACTGGAGTTTGA
- a CDS encoding YciE/YciF ferroxidase family protein, translating into MFDKLETLDDLFEMQLKDLYSAEKQLLKALPQMAETAKDGRLRRGFEKHLRETENQVARLEKIAKAQDFDLSGHTCKAMEGLIAEGQETMSENATDEVMDAALIASAQRIEHYEISGYGTAAHFAQRLGYTDAAELLQQTLDEEQLTDTKLNDLAKNYLNAKAE; encoded by the coding sequence ATGTTCGATAAACTGGAAACCCTGGACGACCTGTTTGAAATGCAGCTCAAAGACCTCTACAGCGCCGAAAAGCAGCTGCTCAAGGCCCTGCCCCAGATGGCCGAAACCGCCAAGGACGGCCGCCTGCGCCGCGGCTTTGAAAAGCACTTGCGCGAAACCGAAAATCAGGTGGCTCGCCTCGAAAAAATTGCCAAAGCCCAGGACTTCGACCTGAGCGGCCACACCTGCAAGGCCATGGAAGGTCTGATTGCCGAAGGTCAGGAAACCATGTCGGAAAACGCTACCGACGAAGTCATGGACGCGGCCCTGATTGCCTCGGCCCAGCGCATCGAGCACTACGAAATATCAGGCTACGGCACGGCGGCCCACTTCGCCCAGCGCCTGGGCTACACCGATGCCGCCGAACTGCTGCAGCAAACCCTGGACGAGGAGCAGCTGACCGATACCAAGCTCAACGACCTGGCCAAGAACTACCTCAACGCCAAGGCCGAGTAA